A segment of the Strigops habroptila isolate Jane unplaced genomic scaffold, bStrHab1.2.pri NW_022045576.1_ctg1, whole genome shotgun sequence genome:
aatgtccccatatccccccatgtccccgtgtcccctgtgtcccatcacatccccatgtcccccatgtcccccatatccccccatgtccccccatgtcctccatgtccccaatgtcccccatgtccccatgtccccaatgtcccccatgtcccctcatgtcccccatatccccccacaTCCCATCACATCCCCAATGTCCCACTACATCCCCAATGTCTCCCATGCCCCCATGTCCCTCATGTCCCATCACATCCCCAGTGCCTCCAtgtccccccacatccccccatgtccccatgtccccaatgttcccatatccccccatgtcccccatgtccccaatgtcccccatgtcccccatgtccctccacatccccatgtccccaatGTTCCCCATGCCCCCATGTCCCTCATGTCCCATCACATCCCCAGTGCCTccatgtcccccatgtccccccatgtccccccatgtccccaatgtccccatgtccccatgtcccccatgtTCTTTcacatccccatatccccccatgtcccccatgtcccccatgtccccaatgtccccaatgtccccaaTGTTCCCCATgaccccatgtcccccatgtTCTTTcacatccccatatcccccgATGTCCCCCATGCTCCCCatgtccccaatgtccccatatcccccatgtccccatgacCCCaatgtccccatatcccccatgtcccccatgtccccccatgtccccccatgtcccccatgtcccaCCTGGCAGATGGCCTCCAGGGTCTCCGTGTACCTCTCCTCGGTCTGTCTCAGCtcctggaggcagcagagcctTCGGTCCACCTCCACCTTCTGCAGACACATGGCACCAGTGAGGCCAatggggggggtccctgtgtcCTGGGGACCCCCCGGACCTCAGATGGGGACCCACCATAGCTGGGGGGGGCTCCACACGCATCAGGTCCTCATAGATGTCGTCCCCATCATCTCCCTCAGCTTCCACACAGTCATAGAGGTCGTCGTCCTCCTCCGCCGTGTCACTGCATGGGGGCAGCTCGGTCCCCCCCCGAACCCCCCAAATACCCCCCGAATCTCCCCCAACACCCCATTTACCCCTTAAATACCCCCATACCTCCTTAATACCCCCTGTATCTCTTAAATACCCCCTAATACCCCCTTAATACCCCATGTACCCTTAAATACCCCCCAATACTCCCTTGGAGCCCTTAAATACCCCCCACTACCCCATGTACCCCTTAAACACCCCCCAATACCCCCTTAATACCCCCCGGCACATGTTAAATACCCCCCCATCTACCCCCTAACACCCTCGGGACCCCTTAAATACCCACCAATATCCCTTTAATAGCCCCTCACACCCCTTAAATACCCCTAGTGCCCCCCTAATACTCCCTTATACCCATTAAATACCCCCAATACATCCTTAACACTCCCTGTATCCCTTGAATACCCCCCAATACCCCCTAGTACCCCCTGGGACCCCTTAAATACCCCCATGACACCCCTAATACCCCCAAGGCACCCCTCTAATACCCTCGATACCCCTCTattgcaccccaaaaccccctagCACCCCCTAAATACCTCCCAATACCCCCCTTTGATACCCCTCTAATGACTTTTAATACCCCAACACCTCCCCAATGCCCCCGGTACCCCCAATATCCCACTAGTGCCCCCCCTTATGCCTCCTGGTACCTTCTAACTGACCCCTATATCTCACAGTTGCCCCCTTAAAGCCCCCTTAAAGCCCCCTTAcctgcccccagtgccccccagtacctcccagtgccccccattgccccccattgtGCCCCACTCACTCGATGAGGTCAGAGAGGCCACTGTAGATGTCCTCGTCCCCAACACAGTCACCGATGGGGAAGGGCCTGTGGAGGGGAGCACACCCCGGGTGACGGATCCATTGGGAACCAGGACTTAGGTGATGGATCCATCAGGAACCAGGACCCAGATCCATCAGGAACCAGGGACCTGGATGATGGATCCATCAGGAGCCAGGACCTGGATCCATGAGGAACCAGGGACCAGGATGATGGATCCATTGGGAACCAGGACCCAGATCCATCAGGAACCAGAGACCCGGGTGATGGATCCATCAGGAACCAGGGACTTGGATGATGGATCCACTGGGAACCAGGACCTAGGTGATAGATCCATCAGGAACCAAAGACCTGAGTGATGGATCCATCGGGAACCAGGACCCAGACCCATCAGGAATCAGGACCTGGATGACGGATCCATTGGGAACCAGGGCCTGGATCCATCAAGAACCAGAGACCTAGGTGGTGGATCCATCAAGAACCAGGACCCAGATCCATCAGGAACCAGAGACCCGGGTGATGGATCCATCAGGAACCAGGACCTGGATGATGGATCCATTGGGAACCAGGGCCTGGATCCATCAAGAACCAGAGACCTAGGTGGTGGATCCACTGGGAACCAGGACCTAGGTGATGGATCCATCAGGAACCAAAGACCTGGGTGATGGACCCATCGGGAACCAGGGACCCGGATGATGGATCCATTGGGGTCCAAAGACCTGGGTGATGGATCCATCGGGAACCAGGACTCGGATCCATGAGGAACCAGAGACCCACGTGGTGAATCCATTGAGAACCAGAGACCCTGATGATGGATCCATTGGGAACCAGGGCCTGGATCCATCAGGAACCAGAGACCCGGGTGATGGATCCACTAGGAACCAGGACCTAGGTGATGGATCCGTCAGGAACCAAAGACCTGGGTGATGGACCCATCGGGAACCACGGACCCAGATGATGGATCCATTGGGATCCAAAGACCTCGGTGATGGACCCATCAGGAACCAGGACCTGCATCCCTCAGGAATGCCCCCCCGGCTCCTCCCCACTCACGTGAGGCCTTTGCTCTGGGCGATGGGGGTCCAGGAGAGCGTCGAGAGGGTCTCAATGAcctggggacatggaggggCCATTGGGGCCAGGGGGAGCGGGACCCCCGGgtcctgcccagctctgccccacacatGTGGGTCCCACCTTGCCGAAGTCCTGGACGTCGAAGAGGTCGAAGGCGCCGAAGAGCCGGTGCTTCGGGAGCCCGAATTTGTCAGCACAAGCGGTCAGGAAGGTGCGGATGTTCCTCAGGCACAAGAACTGTGGCAGCATCATCACCGTCACCATCAGTgtcccaccaccagcaccctggTGTCACCCCCAGTGTCACCCCCATTGCCAGCCCCATCAGCACCATCAGCACCATCAGCACCATCAGCTCCTTCAGCcccatcatcaccatcatcacctCCATCATCATCACCCCACTgccaccatcaccaccatcatCCTCGGCATCATCACCATCAACTTCgttgtcatcatcatcatcagctCCATCAGCTCCATCGACTGCATCAGCCCCATCAGCCCCATGAGCTCCATCAGCTCCATCAGCCCCATCAGCTCCATCAACCCCATCAGCCCCATCAGCCCCATCAGCCCCATCTGCCCCATCAGCACCATCAGCTCCATCAACCCCATCAGCTCCATCAACTCCATCAGCCCCATCTGCCCCATCAGCACCATCAGCCCCATCAGCCCCATCAACTCCATCAGCCCCTTCTGCCCCATCAGCCCCATGAGCCCCATCAGCTCCATCAgccccatcatcatcatctccaTTGGCATCAGTATCACCTCTCTCATCATCACCCCATCATCATCACCCCCACTGccaccatcatcaccatcatcctCATCATTATCACCATCAACCCCATtgtcaccatcatcatcatcatccccacTGGAACCAGCATCACctccatcatcatcaccatcacttccatcatcatcatcatcatcatcatcatccccacTGTCAACAGCATTGTCCACTGGTACCACCACCATTACCCCATGTTCTCCAcccatcatcatcaccatcaacCCCATtgtcaccatcatcatcatctccaTTGGCATCAGTATCACCTCCATCGTCATCACCCCATCATCATTATCATGATCATCATCATTATCACCATCAcctccatcatcatcatcatcctcccCACTGTCAACAGCATTGTCCACTGGTATCACCACCATTACCCCATGTTCTCCactcatcatcatcaccatcaacCCCATtgtcaccatcatcatcatcatcctcattgccaccagcatcacctccaTCATCATCaccccatcatcatcatcaccaccatcctcctcctcttcatccccaTCACCCTCATTCACACCAGTGTCATTGTCACCATCACCACCATCCCTGGTGGaaccagcccccccccccccaataccCCTTCCTGGGGCAATTCCCCCCCCAGTTCTCCCTCTCTGGGGCAATTCCCCCACCTTGGTCTCACCTGGGACATCTGGGGCCGGGGGCAGATGTCGCGGGGGGGCACGGCCTGGGGCAGGAGGGCGTTGAGGAGGTGACAGAGCAACACCCCGTCCCGCAGCGCCTGCGCCAGGTCCCAGACCTGCCCCGTGGTGCTGCTGGCCCGGTGTCCCCCCGGCAGCACCCGCGCCGCCACCAGCCACTGGGCACATTGTCGCCAGGCCtccatggggctgctggagggagaGATGATGGGGTCCTGGTGGGGCCGTGTCAATGGAGATGGGTCCTGGTGGGGCCACGTCTGGAGAGGAGTCAATGGAGATGGGTCCTGGTGAGATGGTGTCAATGGAGATGGGTCCTGGTTGGAGCGGTATCAATGGAGGTGGGTCCTGGTGGGGTGGTGTCAATGGAGATGGGTCCTGGTTGGGCGGTGTCAATGGGGATGGGTCCTGGTGAGGCCACGTCTGGAGAGGAGTCAATGGAGATGGGTGGTGTCAATGGAGATGGGTCCTGGTTGGAGCGGTATCAATGGAGGTGGGTCCTGGTGGGGTGGTGTCAATGGAGACGGGTCCTGGTTGGGGCGGTATCAAAGGAGATGGGTCCTGGTGGGGTGGTGTCAATGGAGATAGGTCCTGGTTGGGGCGGTATCAATGGAGATGGGTCCTGGTGGGGCGGTGTCAATGGGGATGGGTCCTGGTGGGGCCACGTCTGGAGAGGAGTCAATGGAGATGGGTCCTGGTGGGGTGGTGTCGATGGAGATGGGTCTTGGTGGTTTCTGGTGGTGTCAGTGGAGATGGGTCCTGGTGGGGTGGTGTCAATGGAGATAGGTCCTGGTTGGGGCGGTGTCAAAGGAGATGGGTCCTGATTGGAGCGGTATCAATGGAGATGGGTCCTGGTGGTTTCTGATGGTGTCAATGGGGACGGGTCCTGGTGGGACCACTTCcggagaggagcagcagcagatgaggtCCTGCAGAGCAATCAGCTGGTGGGACTGTTCCTAGGGAGGAGCTGATGGAGATGGGATCCTGGTGGGACCCCTCCTGTAGAGGAGCTGATGGAGATGGGATCCTGCTGGGACCACGCCTGTGGAGTAGCTGATGGAGATGGGATCCTGGTGGGACCACGTctgtggaagagcagcagcagatgaggtCCTCCAGTACAAAACCTTCTGCTGAGGTTCTGACAGAGGTGAGGCCTTGGTGGGACCACGTCCAGCGAGGACCCAGCGCAGATGAGCCTCTGGTGGGATGACTTCTAGTGATGGAGATGAGTCTTCAGGAGGCTCCTACAGCAAAGAGGGGTCCTTCCCCTCCAAGAACCACCAGGAACTGGTGGCGATGGGGCTCCTCAGTGCAGCCACCACCACTCCTGGGCTCCTTCCCAGCGCCTGGAGAAGACCTCGTGCCGATGGGTGTCCGGGAGGGTCCGTTGGCACCTGGACCCCCCCAGTGCGGGCAGCAGCGATGGTGGGGCCCGTGTGGGACCTGCggaagctgctggtgctgcgCCTGCGCCCCAGGGTGCCGCGGGGGCCAATGGGAACCCGGATGCTGGgtccttcctgctcctgctgctggggaggagctgGAGACCACAGAGGGGCCCCTGTGGTCATGGGCTCTGGTGGTGGGAATGGGGCGCCCAGGGGGGGTACCTGGTGGCTGGGACCCATGGTGGGACCCAGGGGTCTGAGTATGGTGACCCAATGGGTCCATAAGGGACCAGCACCTCTGGGCATGGTGACCCAATGGGTCCCATAAGGGGTGCAGCATCTGGGCATGGTGACCCAATGGGTCCCATGAGGGACAAGTGTCTGGGCATGGTGACCCAATGGGTCCAAAAAGGACCAGCATCTGGGCAGAGTGACCCCATAGATCCCATAGGGGACCAGCATCTGGGCACAAGGACCCAATGGGTCCCATAAGTAGATCAGCATCTGGGCATGGTGACCCAATGGGACCAATGGGGGACCAGCATCAGGGCATGGTGACCCAATGGGTCCCATAAGGGGTGCAGGCACCTGAGACCTGTTGGGGGTCTTGCTGGGGGGACCAGGTCCAGGAGGGACCGAGGTGTCCAAGTCCCACCAAGGGTCCAGGGGGGACCAAGATGCCCTGGTCCAGGGTGGACCCAGGACTCTGAGTCCTACCAAGGGCCCAAAAGGAGACCCAGGGACCCAGGTCCAGGAGGGACCGAGGTGTCCAAGTCTTACCAAGGGTCCAGGGGGGACCAAGGTGCCCTGGTCCAGGGGAGACCCCCAGATACTTGCTTCCTTCCCCCCCATTTTCCCCCATCGCCCCATATTGTCCCCTGGGTGTCCCCTGGTGCCCCCATCTCCCTCCCCTGTTGTCCCTCAACGTGATGTCGCAACCGGTGGCCCCTCGCCAGCTCCTTCCCCGAAATGAGGAAGCACCCGAGAAGCCCCTCCCCCGCTCCGGCCACCCCAACCCCCACCCAAGGGACTCCCCCCATGGCTtagggaccccccccccaggggTTGGGGACACCCTGGGGTCCTGACCCCCCCCCCATTGTCTCCGTTGACCCATGGGGGGACACATGGAACACCAACCCCCACCCTGGTGGTGGGGGAGGTGTTGTCCATCCATGGGGGAGGTGGTGTCCGGTTGGACCCATAGATCCGGttcctccaccccccccccccgtggtGTTGGGTGGCCCCATGGGTGCTGGTTACCCATTAACCAGTGGGTGCTGCTATAAAGGGACCCCCCCGGCTCCACCGTTGTCCTCCCCTGCAGCCATGGGGGCCCCGGTGCTGCCCGTCCtgtccctggggctgctgctgctgcacgtGGCCTCCAGCCAGGCCCAGATGTGAGTtatgggaccccccccccacccatgggacacccccagggacacccccaTGTGCTCATGGGACACCCTCAACCCCATTGGAACCCCTCTTCTGGGACCCCCCAGTGGATCCCCCCATTGGAACTGGTCTTCtgggaccccccccaccccattgGAACCCCTCTTCTGGGACCTCCCCCCATGGGACACTTCTAGGGTCCCCCTCATATGCTTATGGGACCCCCTCCCAGATTAACCTCCCATTTCCCCATTGACCCCCAGAACTGGGACCCCCACCCCAATGGGCACCCCCTCATCCAGGGACCCCCAACCTACCTGGGACCCCCCTGACCAGGTCCCCTCCCCATAGATGGGAGCCCCTTTCCAGGGTGGGTGCTGGAGGGCAATGGGGGGATACTGGGGTGCAGTGGGGGGATACTAGGGTGCAATGGGGGGATACTGGGTTGCAATGGGGGGATACTGGGGTGCAATTGGGAGAAACTGGGATGCAATGGGGGGATACTGGGGTGCAATTGGGAGATActggggtgcaatggggggaCACTGGGTTGCAATGGGGGGATACTGGGGTGCAATTGGGAGAAACTGGGATGCAATGGGGGGATACTGGGGTGCAATTGGGAGATACTGGGGTGCAATGGGGGATACTGGGTTGCAATGGGGGGATACTGGGGTGCAATTGGGAGAAACTGGGATGCAATGGGGGAATACTGGGGTGCAATGGGGGATTTGGGGTTGCTTTAGGCCTATGGGGCAGATTGGGGGCTGAGTtatggggacccccccacccaTGGGACACCCCCAGGATCCCCCATTTACTCATGGGATCCCCCTACCCCACTGGAACCCCTCTTCTGGGATCCCCCCACCCTATTGGTCTACGAGGTCCTcagggtgctgtggggacagattgggggtccctggggtgcCATTGGGTCCCCAGGGCTCAATGGTGGCCGGTGTCCCCAGGGTGACGATGGTGACGCCGGCGGTGCTGAGGCTGGAGatggaggagctggtggtgctggaggCCCCGGGGTTGTCCTCTGCGGCCGAGGCCACCATCCTGGTGCAGGACTTCCCCCACAAGCGCCACGTGCTCCATCAGACCcgtgtggggctgagccccaaTGGGGGCATGAtggccaccaccaccatcaagGTGGGTCAGCACCCCCGTGTCACTGCCCCCTGCCTTGCCCCAGGCTCAACCCTATACGAGACAGTGGAGAATTTCCATGGGGTTATATGGGGCAGGTTATACGAGGTCTTTGGGGATGGTTGGTCCTATGGGACAGGGACTGTGAGGTCCTTTGTGATGGTCACCCTATGACTAAGGGATGGTCACACTTGAAATGGTCACCTCCAGATGACCTGCCCCAAGCTCAACTCTATACGAGACAGTGGAGAATCTCCATGGGGTTATATGGGGCAGGGTGGTCACCATGAGGTCTTTGGGAACGGTTGATCTGAAGTCCTACGAGACAGTGAGGTCCTTGGTGATGGTCACCCTATGACTAAGGGATGGTCACACCTGAGATGGTCACCTCCAGATGACTTGCCCCAAGCTCAATCCTATACGAGACAGTGGAGAATCTCCATGGGGTTAGTGAGATATGGGGCAGGATGGTCACCCTATGGCTAGGGGATGGTCACACCTGAGGTGGTCACCTCCAGATGACTTGCCCCAAGCTCAACCCTATACGAGACAGTGGAGAATCTCCATGGGGTTAGTGAGATATGGGGCAGGATGGTCACCCTATGGCTAGGGGATGGTCACACCTGAGGTGGTCACCTCCAGATGACCTGCCCCAAGCTCAACCCTATACGAGACAGTGGAGAATCTCCATGGGGTTAGTGAGATATGGGGCAGGATGGTCACCCTATGGCTAGGGGATGGTCACACCTGAGGTGGTCACCTCCAGATGACCTGCCCCAAGCTCAACCCTATACGAGACAGTGGAGAATCTCCATGGGGTTAGTGAGATATGGGGCAGGATGGTCACCCTATGACCAGGGGATGGTCACACTTGGGATGGTCACCTCCAGATGACCTGCCCCAGGCTCAACCCTATACGAGACAGTGGAGAATCTCCAGGGATTTAGGGAGATATGGGGCAGGATGTTCACCCTATGGCTAGGGGATGGTCACACTTGGGATGGTCACCTCCAGATGACCTGCCCCAAGCTCAACCCTATATGAGACAGTGGAGAATCTGCATGGGGTAAGTGAGATATGGGGCAGGATGGTCACCCTATGACCAGGGGATGGTCACACTTGGGATGGTCACCTCCAGATCTTTGATAATGAAGACCCTGGGGGCTGTCACTTGGGTCCTCAGCCCCATTCCCTGTGCATTGGTGCCATctggtgtccctgtccccacgGTGCCACCTCTGTCACCACAGGTCCTGGCCAAGGCCCTGCCCAAGTCAGCAGAGAAGCAGTTTGTGTCGGTGACGGCGCGGGTGGCCCAGGTCACCCTGGAGAAGGTGCTGCTGGTGGCGCTGCAGAGCGGCCACATCTTCGTGCAGACCGACAAGCCCATCTACACCCCTGGCTCCATCGGTGGGTCCTTGGGGTGCTGGGTCTCACCACGGCGTGTTGGGTGCTGGTGGCACTTTGGGGTCTTGGTGGCATCTTGGGGTCTTGGTGGTGTCTTGGGGTGCTGGGTTCCCTCCatggggtccatggggtgctgGTGTGACCTTGGGGTGTTGGGTCACCTCCATGGCACATTGGGGTGTTGGTGGCATCTTGGGGTcttgggtcccttccatggcaCCTCTTGGGGTCTTGGTGGCATTTTGGGGTCTTGGTGGCATCTTTGGGTGCTGGTGGTATCTTGGGGTGTTAGGTCCCCTCCATAGCACACTGGGGTCTTGGTGGCATCTTGGGGTCTTGGGTTC
Coding sequences within it:
- the LOC115602828 gene encoding proto-oncogene vav-like; translation: MEAWRQCAQWLVAARVLPGGHRASSTTGQVWDLAQALRDGVLLCHLLNALLPQAVPPRDICPRPQMSQFLCLRNIRTFLTACADKFGLPKHRLFGAFDLFDVQDFGKVIETLSTLSWTPIAQSKGLTPFPIGDCVGDEDIYSGLSDLIDDTAEEDDDLYDCVEAEGDDGDDIYEDLMRVEPPPAMKVEVDRRLCCLQELRQTEERYTETLEAICQ